A portion of the Oscillospiraceae bacterium genome contains these proteins:
- a CDS encoding biotin--[acetyl-CoA-carboxylase] ligase: MSFEKCDFLSKTQIEKYLKGKAKKVSLQIYDTVGSTNDIVKQEALQGAEEGLTVIALHQTDGRGSKGRSFFSPAYSGIYMSILLKPDLSEKVGLITSLAGVCVCEATKKLSDKNAKIKWVNDIFIDNKKVCGILTEGVYSKDNTFAYAVLGIGINVYSPKDSFPDELKDIAGAVFERETPDTKNKLVAEILNLFFEKYHEFSKKEICRQYKEKSLVIGKEITFTEQEKTSRALALDIDENCGLVVKLKNGQIKTLTSGQISIRKEKL; the protein is encoded by the coding sequence ATGAGTTTTGAAAAATGTGATTTTCTTTCAAAAACACAGATAGAAAAATATTTAAAGGGTAAGGCAAAAAAAGTTTCTTTGCAGATATATGATACTGTCGGTTCTACAAACGATATTGTAAAGCAAGAAGCGTTGCAGGGCGCTGAAGAAGGGCTTACGGTAATTGCTTTACATCAGACTGACGGGCGGGGAAGTAAGGGCAGAAGCTTTTTTTCACCTGCTTACAGCGGTATTTATATGAGTATTTTGCTCAAGCCGGATTTGTCGGAAAAGGTGGGGCTTATAACCTCTCTTGCAGGAGTTTGCGTATGTGAAGCTACTAAGAAGCTATCTGATAAAAATGCAAAAATAAAATGGGTAAACGATATTTTTATAGATAATAAAAAGGTTTGCGGAATACTTACCGAAGGCGTTTACTCAAAGGATAACACCTTTGCTTATGCAGTGCTTGGCATCGGTATAAATGTATATTCCCCCAAGGACAGCTTTCCCGACGAGCTAAAGGATATTGCAGGAGCAGTTTTTGAAAGAGAAACCCCCGATACTAAAAATAAATTAGTTGCTGAAATATTGAATTTATTTTTTGAAAAATATCACGAATTTTCTAAAAAGGAAATCTGCAGACAGTACAAAGAAAAAAGTCTTGTTATAGGGAAAGAGATAACTTTTACTGAACAAGAAAAGACAAGTCGGGCTTTAGCTTTGGATATTGATGAAAACTGCGGACTTGTTGTAAAACTTAAAAACGGACAAATAAAAACATTAACAAGCGGACAAATAAGTATAAGGAAGGAAAAATTATGA